From the Streptococcus halotolerans genome, the window AAGAATCCACTTCGATTTCGTTTTTAAAGTGATCACGCATGGTTGTTGCTAGGGCTATTTTATCAGCTGCTCGGGTCTGCATCAAAAGAGCGTTCGGATTTCGAGTGATTTTATGTGGCTCAAGTCGCATCTGTTCAGTGATTTTGTCAACACCAAATAATGAAGGTTCGATACGTTCTGGATATTCTAGTGTAATATAGAAGTTTTTACGATATTCACTAGCGATAAAATCCATCTCATAGAAGTCGCTAGACTTGAGGAGCTCAAATAAATAAGATCTATCTAAAGTAACGGATTGTTCGAATTTCCATTTTTTTCCAGGTAAGTGAGTCAGGGAACCATTAAAGGTTATCATGGGCGTATCTAACTCGAGGCGTTTGTAATGGTCAATCGCCATACGATAGGGACGTCCCGTCGCGATAACAACTTGATGACCTTGTTCGCGAACTTTTTTGATAGTATTGACAGTGTAATCTGAGATTGTGTTATCACTGTGAAGTAAGGTTCCATCTAAATCAATAGCAATAATTTTTTTAGTCATAGAGATATTATAGCAAAAAATGATGCATAAGGAGATTTTGGCTGCTCTTATGTTACAATAAAACAATTAAAAACGGAGGTGTTCAGATGAAAAGACAGTTTATCCTGGCTCATGGTTTCTTTGCCCTTATCGCTCTTGCATCTTGGTATTATAATCTTAAAGGTCCGGGTTTGGTTTGGAATGTTTTTTTGGCTCTAGTTGCTTATGATTTTAGTTATTTAGCACGTGTTAGTAACCACAAGTGGTTACAAGTGATTCTATTGATGGGCTGGTTACTTTTTTATCCCAATACTTTTTATATGTTGACCGATGTTGTCCACATGTATTTTGTCAGAGATATTCTAACGGACCAATTGAGCTTTATGTATTATTTAATTTATATGTCTAGTATCTTATTGGCTTTAATTGCGGGTGTTCTAAGCGTTCGTTATGTCACCAACCTACTCAAAATGAGAAATTGGCTTTTTCGGTATGTCTTTATGGCAATATTATCCTTTGTGTCTAGTCTAGCTATTCACATAGGTCGATTTGCTAGGCTTAATTCTTGGAATGCAATAACGCATCCGAACCTTG encodes:
- a CDS encoding Cof-type HAD-IIB family hydrolase — protein: MTKKIIAIDLDGTLLHSDNTISDYTVNTIKKVREQGHQVVIATGRPYRMAIDHYKRLELDTPMITFNGSLTHLPGKKWKFEQSVTLDRSYLFELLKSSDFYEMDFIASEYRKNFYITLEYPERIEPSLFGVDKITEQMRLEPHKITRNPNALLMQTRAADKIALATTMRDHFKNEIEVDSWGGPLNILEVSPKGINKAFALSYLLSVFNKTPDDLIAFGDEHNDTEMLHYAKTGYAMKNASQVLLPHADEQLAFTNEEDGVAKQLEKLFL
- a CDS encoding DUF1361 domain-containing protein, whose product is MKRQFILAHGFFALIALASWYYNLKGPGLVWNVFLALVAYDFSYLARVSNHKWLQVILLMGWLLFYPNTFYMLTDVVHMYFVRDILTDQLSFMYYLIYMSSILLALIAGVLSVRYVTNLLKMRNWLFRYVFMAILSFVSSLAIHIGRFARLNSWNAITHPNLVIDEIMKVFSYSEVPFVLGFVFIQMLCLWLLEGND